A stretch of Gadus macrocephalus chromosome 17, ASM3116895v1 DNA encodes these proteins:
- the man2b2 gene encoding epididymis-specific alpha-mannosidase isoform X1: MFLLTCGLHVKMKGLAFLTAFLLCSCAAQDEPIRAFVVPHSHMDVGWVYTVQESMHAYAANVYSSVTEELSRDARRRFIAVEQEFFRLWWETAATDTHQRQVRQLVKEGRLEFVLGGQVMHDEAVTDLDDQILQLTEGHGFLYETFGVRPRFSWHVDPFGASATTPVLFALAGFHAHLISRVDYDLKDSLQRDKRLQFVWRGSPSLRDQQQEIFTHVMDQFSYCSPSHLAFSNSSGFYWNGVVVFPDPPADGVYPNMSLPVTEATVQAYAQTMVDNIKLRGAWFRTDHVLWPWGCDKQFYNASVQFSNMDPLMDYINHHSQELGVTVQYATLREYFHAVHQSGLSWDVRGNEDFLPYSTEPNQAWTGFYASRNALKGLARGASSLLRAAEALFARYRVSLPDGPVASDWALARLRALRWAVSEVQHHDGITGTEAPRVEQMYQQHLHQAARGVEEVVAALLPLPHRGPGPAPHRQERGPNEATEQHVIVYNPLAWNITTVVNVTVTFPMATVFDDEGRPVAAQIQRSAQPALTYDLFVVVTLGGLQHRKYLLRLSRTPCGAGSSCGATYAPAGVRLEARGPGPAQETGRRLLPVLNDCHTLMFDQDTNLLHSITDRLGNRTVLLSQEFWEYRANGDVGAGPISDNYVFTAVGPAVRAHRAVRMEILPGRVVTEVRQTFYREEGDADSAFSITTRVPASFAGGPPCGVLEQRYSLGPLELNTEVVLRTAAALRTNRTLVTDGNGYQMMRREHRDFPNNTVARNFYPMVRAAYIEDDRSRLVLLSERAHGVSSQASGQLEVMLHRRLWNNLPWNRGYNLTLNDSSLVQPVLWLALSSLAASPRLHQRGAVELQNRPLVVAINQPQKRGESQSNEPPKAERPRSGRGEASGGGVPVRPVVLPPNLHLLSLSIPGWNYSSQHARHLLHLDSGPGLRPQPDYERVLMRIMHLFEEGEDPEFSKPVSVDLKEVLLGVGEVRAVEERSLTGTWDVQELDRWTWNTHPGSADEGPCGPPLEGFNVTIAPKQIRTFFVHFRTSGL, encoded by the exons ATGTTTCTACTGACGTGTGGACTTCATGTAAAGATGAAGGGTTTAGCCTTCCTAACAGCGTTCCTCTTGTGCTCCTGTGCGGCTCAAGACGAGCCGATCAGGGCTTTCGTGGTCCCCCACAGCCACATGGACGTGGGGTGGGTGTACACCGTCCAG gagAGCATGCACGCCTACGCGGCCAACGTGTACAGCAGTGTGACTGAGGAGCTTTCCAGAGACGCGCGGCGGCGCTTCATCGCGGTGGAGCAGGAGTTCTTCAGACTGTGGTGGGAGACGGCCGCCACAGACACTCACCAGAGACAG gtacgACAGCTGGTGAAGGAGGGCCGTCTGGAGTTCGTTCTGGGGGGTCAGGTGATGCATGACGAGGCCGTCACCGACCTTGACGACCAGATCTTGCAGTTGACCG agGGCCATGGTTTCCTGTACGAGACGTTCGGCGTGCGCCCCCGGTTCTCCTGGCACGTCGACCCCTTCGGCGCCTCGGCGACCACGCCCGTGCTCTTCGCCCTCGCCGGGTTCCACGCCCATCTCATCTCTCGCGTCGACTACGACCTCAAGGACAGCCTGCAGAGGGACAAG aggtTGCAGTTTGTGTGGCGGGGGTCTCCGTCCCTGAGAGACCAGCAGCAGGAGATCTTCACCCACGTCATGGACCAGTTCAGCTACTGCTCCCCCTCACACCTGGCCTTCTCCAACAG CTCTGGGTTCTACTGGAACGGCGTGGTCGTGTTCCCCGACCCGCCCGCAGACGGCGTCTACCCCAACATGAGCCTGCCCGTTACCGAGGCGACGGTGCAGGCCTACGCCCAGACGATGGTGGACAACATCAAGCTGAGAGGGGCGTGGTTCCGGACCGACCACGTGCTCTGGCCCTGG GGCTGTGACAAACAGTTCTACAACGCCTCGGTCCAGTTCAGCAACATGGACCCCCTGATGGACTACATCAACCACCACTCCCAGGAGCTCGGAGTGACCGTCCAGTACGCCACTCTCAGAGAGTACTTCCACGCCGTCCACCAATCAGGGCTCTCCTGGGACGTCAGGGGGAATGAAGACTTCCTGCCTTATTCCACTG AGCCGAACCAGGCCTGGACGGGCTTCTACGCCTCCCGGAACGCTCTGAAAGGCCTGGCGCGTGGAGCTAGCTCGCTGCTGCGCGCCGCGGAGGCCCTCTTCGCGCGCTACAGGGTTAGCCTCCCCGACGGTCCCGTGGCTAGCGACTGGGCGCTGGCCAGGCTCCGGGCTCTGCGCTGGGCCGTGTCCGAG GTCCAGCACCACGACGGCATCACGGGCACCGAGGCCCCGCGGGTGGAGCAGATGTaccagcagcacctccaccaggccgccaggggggtggaggaggtggtggccgCCCTCCTCCCGCTGCCCCACCGcgggcccggcccggccccccaccgccaggagagag GCCCTAACGAGGCGACGGAGCAGCACGTCATCGTCTACAACCCGCTAGCGTGGAACATCACCACCGTCGTCAACGTCACGGTAACCTTCCCCATGGCGACGGTCTTCGACGACGAAGGACGGCCCGTGGCTGCACAG atcCAGAGGTCGGCACAGCCCGCCCTGACCTACGACCTCTTCGTGGTCGTCACCCTGGGGGGTCTGCAGCACAGGAAGTACCTCCTCAGGCTGTCCCGGACGCCGTGTGGCGCCGGCTCCAGCTGCGGAGCCACCTACGCCCCCGCGGGGGTACGGTTGGAggcccggggcccggggcccgcaCAGGAAACAGGACGGAGGCTGCTTCCTGTTCTGAACGACTGCCACACGCTGATGTTTGACCAGGACACCAACCTGCTGCACAGCATCACAGACCG GCTGGGGAACCGAACGGTCCTGCTGAGCCAGGAGTTCTGGGAGTACCGCGCCAACGGGGACGTCGGCGCCGGGCCCATCTCTGATAACTACGTCTTCACGGCCGTGGGCCCCGCGGTCAGGGCCCACCGGGCGGTCCGCATGGAGATCCTACCTGGCAGGGTGGTGACGGAGGTCCGACAGACCTTCTACAG AGAGGAAGGCGACGCAGACTCCGccttctccatcaccacccGCGTCCCGGCGTCCTTTGCGGGCGGGCCCCCGTGCGGCGTGCTGGAGCAGCGGTACTCCCTGGGGCCTCTGGAGCTCAACACGGAGGTGGTGCTGAGGACGGCCGCGGCCCTGCGCACCAACCGGACCCTGGTCACCGACGGCAACGGGTACCAGATGATGAGGAGGGAGCACCGCGACTTCCCCAACAACACCGTGGCGCGG AACTTCTACCCCATGGTGCGGGCGGCCTACATCGAGGACGACCGCAGCAGACTGGTCCTGCTCAGCGAGAGAGCTCACGGAGTCTCCAGCCAGGCCAGCGGTCAGCTGGAG GTGATGCTCCACCGGCGGCTGTGGAACAACCTCCCGTGGAACCGGGGCTACAACCTGACGCTGAACGACAGCTCGCTGGTCCAGCCCGTCCTCTGGCTCGCCCTGAGCTCCCTCGCTGCCAGTCCCCGCCTCCACCAGCGGGGGGCGGTAGAGCTGCAGAACCGGCCTCTGGTCGTGGCCATCAACCAGCCAC AGAAAAGAGGGGAGAGCCAGTCCAATGAACCCCCTAAAGCCGAGAGGCCCCGGTCTGGGCGGGGGGAGGCgtccggggggggggttccGGTGCGACCGGTGGTCCTCCCCCCAAACCTTCACCTGCTGAGCCTCAGCATCCCCGGGTGGAACTACAGCTCCCAGCATGcccgtcacctcctccacctggacTCAG GTCCAGGTCTCCGGCCCCAGCCGGACTACGAGCGCGTCCTAATGAGGATCATGCATCTGTttgaggagggagaggaccCCGAGTTCTCCAAGCCCGTCTCCGTGGACCTAAAG gaGGTCctgctgggggtgggggaggtgcgGGCCGTGGAGGAGCGCTCCCTGACCGGGACCTGGGACGTCCAGGAGCTGGACCGCTGgacctggaacacacacccTGGATCAG CGGACGAGGGGCCGTGCGGACCCCCGCTGGAGGGGTTCAACGTGACCATCGCCCCCAAGCAGATCAGAACCTTCTTCGTTCACTTCAGGACCTCCGGCCTGTAG
- the man2b2 gene encoding epididymis-specific alpha-mannosidase isoform X4, which translates to MFLLTCGLHVKMKGLAFLTAFLLCSCAAQDEPIRAFVVPHSHMDVGWVYTVQESMHAYAANVYSSVTEELSRDARRRFIAVEQEFFRLWWETAATDTHQRQVRQLVKEGRLEFVLGGQVMHDEAVTDLDDQILQLTEGHGFLYETFGVRPRFSWHVDPFGASATTPVLFALAGFHAHLISRVDYDLKDSLQRDKRLQFVWRGSPSLRDQQQEIFTHVMDQFSYCSPSHLAFSNSSGFYWNGVVVFPDPPADGVYPNMSLPVTEATVQAYAQTMVDNIKLRGAWFRTDHVLWPWGCDKQFYNASVQFSNMDPLMDYINHHSQELGVTVQYATLREYFHAVHQSGLSWDVRGNEDFLPYSTEPNQAWTGFYASRNALKGLARGASSLLRAAEALFARYRVSLPDGPVASDWALARLRALRWAVSEVQHHDGITGTEAPRVEQMYQQHLHQAARGVEEVVAALLPLPHRGPGPAPHRQERGPNEATEQHVIVYNPLAWNITTVVNVTVTFPMATVFDDEGRPVAAQIQRSAQPALTYDLFVVVTLGGLQHRKYLLRLSRTPCGAGSSCGATYAPAGVRLEARGPGPAQETGRRLLPVLNDCHTLMFDQDTNLLHSITDRLGNRTVLLSQEFWEYRANGDVGAGPISDNYVFTAVGPAVRAHRAVRMEILPGRVVTEVRQTFYREEGDADSAFSITTRVPASFAGGPPCGVLEQRYSLGPLELNTEVVLRTAAALRTNRTLVTDGNGYQMMRREHRDFPNNTVARNFYPMVRAAYIEDDRSRLVLLSERAHGVSSQASGQLEVMLHRRLWNNLPWNRGYNLTLNDSSLVQPVLWLALSSLAASPRLHQRGAVELQNRPLVVAINQPQKRGESQSNEPPKAERPRSGRGEASGGGVPVRPVVLPPNLHLLSLSIPGWNYSSQHARHLLHLDSGPGLRPQPDYERVLMRIMHLFEEGEDPEFSKPVSVDLKRTRGRADPRWRGST; encoded by the exons ATGTTTCTACTGACGTGTGGACTTCATGTAAAGATGAAGGGTTTAGCCTTCCTAACAGCGTTCCTCTTGTGCTCCTGTGCGGCTCAAGACGAGCCGATCAGGGCTTTCGTGGTCCCCCACAGCCACATGGACGTGGGGTGGGTGTACACCGTCCAG gagAGCATGCACGCCTACGCGGCCAACGTGTACAGCAGTGTGACTGAGGAGCTTTCCAGAGACGCGCGGCGGCGCTTCATCGCGGTGGAGCAGGAGTTCTTCAGACTGTGGTGGGAGACGGCCGCCACAGACACTCACCAGAGACAG gtacgACAGCTGGTGAAGGAGGGCCGTCTGGAGTTCGTTCTGGGGGGTCAGGTGATGCATGACGAGGCCGTCACCGACCTTGACGACCAGATCTTGCAGTTGACCG agGGCCATGGTTTCCTGTACGAGACGTTCGGCGTGCGCCCCCGGTTCTCCTGGCACGTCGACCCCTTCGGCGCCTCGGCGACCACGCCCGTGCTCTTCGCCCTCGCCGGGTTCCACGCCCATCTCATCTCTCGCGTCGACTACGACCTCAAGGACAGCCTGCAGAGGGACAAG aggtTGCAGTTTGTGTGGCGGGGGTCTCCGTCCCTGAGAGACCAGCAGCAGGAGATCTTCACCCACGTCATGGACCAGTTCAGCTACTGCTCCCCCTCACACCTGGCCTTCTCCAACAG CTCTGGGTTCTACTGGAACGGCGTGGTCGTGTTCCCCGACCCGCCCGCAGACGGCGTCTACCCCAACATGAGCCTGCCCGTTACCGAGGCGACGGTGCAGGCCTACGCCCAGACGATGGTGGACAACATCAAGCTGAGAGGGGCGTGGTTCCGGACCGACCACGTGCTCTGGCCCTGG GGCTGTGACAAACAGTTCTACAACGCCTCGGTCCAGTTCAGCAACATGGACCCCCTGATGGACTACATCAACCACCACTCCCAGGAGCTCGGAGTGACCGTCCAGTACGCCACTCTCAGAGAGTACTTCCACGCCGTCCACCAATCAGGGCTCTCCTGGGACGTCAGGGGGAATGAAGACTTCCTGCCTTATTCCACTG AGCCGAACCAGGCCTGGACGGGCTTCTACGCCTCCCGGAACGCTCTGAAAGGCCTGGCGCGTGGAGCTAGCTCGCTGCTGCGCGCCGCGGAGGCCCTCTTCGCGCGCTACAGGGTTAGCCTCCCCGACGGTCCCGTGGCTAGCGACTGGGCGCTGGCCAGGCTCCGGGCTCTGCGCTGGGCCGTGTCCGAG GTCCAGCACCACGACGGCATCACGGGCACCGAGGCCCCGCGGGTGGAGCAGATGTaccagcagcacctccaccaggccgccaggggggtggaggaggtggtggccgCCCTCCTCCCGCTGCCCCACCGcgggcccggcccggccccccaccgccaggagagag GCCCTAACGAGGCGACGGAGCAGCACGTCATCGTCTACAACCCGCTAGCGTGGAACATCACCACCGTCGTCAACGTCACGGTAACCTTCCCCATGGCGACGGTCTTCGACGACGAAGGACGGCCCGTGGCTGCACAG atcCAGAGGTCGGCACAGCCCGCCCTGACCTACGACCTCTTCGTGGTCGTCACCCTGGGGGGTCTGCAGCACAGGAAGTACCTCCTCAGGCTGTCCCGGACGCCGTGTGGCGCCGGCTCCAGCTGCGGAGCCACCTACGCCCCCGCGGGGGTACGGTTGGAggcccggggcccggggcccgcaCAGGAAACAGGACGGAGGCTGCTTCCTGTTCTGAACGACTGCCACACGCTGATGTTTGACCAGGACACCAACCTGCTGCACAGCATCACAGACCG GCTGGGGAACCGAACGGTCCTGCTGAGCCAGGAGTTCTGGGAGTACCGCGCCAACGGGGACGTCGGCGCCGGGCCCATCTCTGATAACTACGTCTTCACGGCCGTGGGCCCCGCGGTCAGGGCCCACCGGGCGGTCCGCATGGAGATCCTACCTGGCAGGGTGGTGACGGAGGTCCGACAGACCTTCTACAG AGAGGAAGGCGACGCAGACTCCGccttctccatcaccacccGCGTCCCGGCGTCCTTTGCGGGCGGGCCCCCGTGCGGCGTGCTGGAGCAGCGGTACTCCCTGGGGCCTCTGGAGCTCAACACGGAGGTGGTGCTGAGGACGGCCGCGGCCCTGCGCACCAACCGGACCCTGGTCACCGACGGCAACGGGTACCAGATGATGAGGAGGGAGCACCGCGACTTCCCCAACAACACCGTGGCGCGG AACTTCTACCCCATGGTGCGGGCGGCCTACATCGAGGACGACCGCAGCAGACTGGTCCTGCTCAGCGAGAGAGCTCACGGAGTCTCCAGCCAGGCCAGCGGTCAGCTGGAG GTGATGCTCCACCGGCGGCTGTGGAACAACCTCCCGTGGAACCGGGGCTACAACCTGACGCTGAACGACAGCTCGCTGGTCCAGCCCGTCCTCTGGCTCGCCCTGAGCTCCCTCGCTGCCAGTCCCCGCCTCCACCAGCGGGGGGCGGTAGAGCTGCAGAACCGGCCTCTGGTCGTGGCCATCAACCAGCCAC AGAAAAGAGGGGAGAGCCAGTCCAATGAACCCCCTAAAGCCGAGAGGCCCCGGTCTGGGCGGGGGGAGGCgtccggggggggggttccGGTGCGACCGGTGGTCCTCCCCCCAAACCTTCACCTGCTGAGCCTCAGCATCCCCGGGTGGAACTACAGCTCCCAGCATGcccgtcacctcctccacctggacTCAG GTCCAGGTCTCCGGCCCCAGCCGGACTACGAGCGCGTCCTAATGAGGATCATGCATCTGTttgaggagggagaggaccCCGAGTTCTCCAAGCCCGTCTCCGTGGACCTAAAG CGGACGAGGGGCCGTGCGGACCCCCGCTGGAGGGGTTCAACGTGA
- the man2b2 gene encoding epididymis-specific alpha-mannosidase isoform X3 has product MFLLTCGLHVKMKGLAFLTAFLLCSCAAQDEPIRAFVVPHSHMDVGWVYTVQESMHAYAANVYSSVTEELSRDARRRFIAVEQEFFRLWWETAATDTHQRQVRQLVKEGRLEFVLGGQVMHDEAVTDLDDQILQLTEGHGFLYETFGVRPRFSWHVDPFGASATTPVLFALAGFHAHLISRVDYDLKDSLQRDKRLQFVWRGSPSLRDQQQEIFTHVMDQFSYCSPSHLAFSNSSGFYWNGVVVFPDPPADGVYPNMSLPVTEATVQAYAQTMVDNIKLRGAWFRTDHVLWPWGCDKQFYNASVQFSNMDPLMDYINHHSQELGVTVQYATLREYFHAVHQSGLSWDVRGNEDFLPYSTEPNQAWTGFYASRNALKGLARGASSLLRAAEALFARYRVSLPDGPVASDWALARLRALRWAVSEVQHHDGITGTEAPRVEQMYQQHLHQAARGVEEVVAALLPLPHRGPGPAPHRQERGPNEATEQHVIVYNPLAWNITTVVNVTVTFPMATVFDDEGRPVAAQIQRSAQPALTYDLFVVVTLGGLQHRKYLLRLSRTPCGAGSSCGATYAPAGVRLEARGPGPAQETGRRLLPVLNDCHTLMFDQDTNLLHSITDRLGNRTVLLSQEFWEYRANGDVGAGPISDNYVFTAVGPAVRAHRAVRMEILPGRVVTEVRQTFYREEGDADSAFSITTRVPASFAGGPPCGVLEQRYSLGPLELNTEVVLRTAAALRTNRTLVTDGNGYQMMRREHRDFPNNTVARNFYPMVRAAYIEDDRSRLVLLSERAHGVSSQASGQLEVMLHRRLWNNLPWNRGYNLTLNDSSLVQPVLWLALSSLAASPRLHQRGAVELQNRPLVVAINQPQKRGESQSNEPPKAERPRSGRGEASGGGVPVRPVVLPPNLHLLSLSIPGWNYSSQHARHLLHLDSGPGLRPQPDYERVLMRIMHLFEEGEDPEFSKPVSVDLKEVLLGVGEVRAVEERSLTGTWDVQELDRWTWNTHPGSGGSGRGGGYTLDQVSLVGL; this is encoded by the exons ATGTTTCTACTGACGTGTGGACTTCATGTAAAGATGAAGGGTTTAGCCTTCCTAACAGCGTTCCTCTTGTGCTCCTGTGCGGCTCAAGACGAGCCGATCAGGGCTTTCGTGGTCCCCCACAGCCACATGGACGTGGGGTGGGTGTACACCGTCCAG gagAGCATGCACGCCTACGCGGCCAACGTGTACAGCAGTGTGACTGAGGAGCTTTCCAGAGACGCGCGGCGGCGCTTCATCGCGGTGGAGCAGGAGTTCTTCAGACTGTGGTGGGAGACGGCCGCCACAGACACTCACCAGAGACAG gtacgACAGCTGGTGAAGGAGGGCCGTCTGGAGTTCGTTCTGGGGGGTCAGGTGATGCATGACGAGGCCGTCACCGACCTTGACGACCAGATCTTGCAGTTGACCG agGGCCATGGTTTCCTGTACGAGACGTTCGGCGTGCGCCCCCGGTTCTCCTGGCACGTCGACCCCTTCGGCGCCTCGGCGACCACGCCCGTGCTCTTCGCCCTCGCCGGGTTCCACGCCCATCTCATCTCTCGCGTCGACTACGACCTCAAGGACAGCCTGCAGAGGGACAAG aggtTGCAGTTTGTGTGGCGGGGGTCTCCGTCCCTGAGAGACCAGCAGCAGGAGATCTTCACCCACGTCATGGACCAGTTCAGCTACTGCTCCCCCTCACACCTGGCCTTCTCCAACAG CTCTGGGTTCTACTGGAACGGCGTGGTCGTGTTCCCCGACCCGCCCGCAGACGGCGTCTACCCCAACATGAGCCTGCCCGTTACCGAGGCGACGGTGCAGGCCTACGCCCAGACGATGGTGGACAACATCAAGCTGAGAGGGGCGTGGTTCCGGACCGACCACGTGCTCTGGCCCTGG GGCTGTGACAAACAGTTCTACAACGCCTCGGTCCAGTTCAGCAACATGGACCCCCTGATGGACTACATCAACCACCACTCCCAGGAGCTCGGAGTGACCGTCCAGTACGCCACTCTCAGAGAGTACTTCCACGCCGTCCACCAATCAGGGCTCTCCTGGGACGTCAGGGGGAATGAAGACTTCCTGCCTTATTCCACTG AGCCGAACCAGGCCTGGACGGGCTTCTACGCCTCCCGGAACGCTCTGAAAGGCCTGGCGCGTGGAGCTAGCTCGCTGCTGCGCGCCGCGGAGGCCCTCTTCGCGCGCTACAGGGTTAGCCTCCCCGACGGTCCCGTGGCTAGCGACTGGGCGCTGGCCAGGCTCCGGGCTCTGCGCTGGGCCGTGTCCGAG GTCCAGCACCACGACGGCATCACGGGCACCGAGGCCCCGCGGGTGGAGCAGATGTaccagcagcacctccaccaggccgccaggggggtggaggaggtggtggccgCCCTCCTCCCGCTGCCCCACCGcgggcccggcccggccccccaccgccaggagagag GCCCTAACGAGGCGACGGAGCAGCACGTCATCGTCTACAACCCGCTAGCGTGGAACATCACCACCGTCGTCAACGTCACGGTAACCTTCCCCATGGCGACGGTCTTCGACGACGAAGGACGGCCCGTGGCTGCACAG atcCAGAGGTCGGCACAGCCCGCCCTGACCTACGACCTCTTCGTGGTCGTCACCCTGGGGGGTCTGCAGCACAGGAAGTACCTCCTCAGGCTGTCCCGGACGCCGTGTGGCGCCGGCTCCAGCTGCGGAGCCACCTACGCCCCCGCGGGGGTACGGTTGGAggcccggggcccggggcccgcaCAGGAAACAGGACGGAGGCTGCTTCCTGTTCTGAACGACTGCCACACGCTGATGTTTGACCAGGACACCAACCTGCTGCACAGCATCACAGACCG GCTGGGGAACCGAACGGTCCTGCTGAGCCAGGAGTTCTGGGAGTACCGCGCCAACGGGGACGTCGGCGCCGGGCCCATCTCTGATAACTACGTCTTCACGGCCGTGGGCCCCGCGGTCAGGGCCCACCGGGCGGTCCGCATGGAGATCCTACCTGGCAGGGTGGTGACGGAGGTCCGACAGACCTTCTACAG AGAGGAAGGCGACGCAGACTCCGccttctccatcaccacccGCGTCCCGGCGTCCTTTGCGGGCGGGCCCCCGTGCGGCGTGCTGGAGCAGCGGTACTCCCTGGGGCCTCTGGAGCTCAACACGGAGGTGGTGCTGAGGACGGCCGCGGCCCTGCGCACCAACCGGACCCTGGTCACCGACGGCAACGGGTACCAGATGATGAGGAGGGAGCACCGCGACTTCCCCAACAACACCGTGGCGCGG AACTTCTACCCCATGGTGCGGGCGGCCTACATCGAGGACGACCGCAGCAGACTGGTCCTGCTCAGCGAGAGAGCTCACGGAGTCTCCAGCCAGGCCAGCGGTCAGCTGGAG GTGATGCTCCACCGGCGGCTGTGGAACAACCTCCCGTGGAACCGGGGCTACAACCTGACGCTGAACGACAGCTCGCTGGTCCAGCCCGTCCTCTGGCTCGCCCTGAGCTCCCTCGCTGCCAGTCCCCGCCTCCACCAGCGGGGGGCGGTAGAGCTGCAGAACCGGCCTCTGGTCGTGGCCATCAACCAGCCAC AGAAAAGAGGGGAGAGCCAGTCCAATGAACCCCCTAAAGCCGAGAGGCCCCGGTCTGGGCGGGGGGAGGCgtccggggggggggttccGGTGCGACCGGTGGTCCTCCCCCCAAACCTTCACCTGCTGAGCCTCAGCATCCCCGGGTGGAACTACAGCTCCCAGCATGcccgtcacctcctccacctggacTCAG GTCCAGGTCTCCGGCCCCAGCCGGACTACGAGCGCGTCCTAATGAGGATCATGCATCTGTttgaggagggagaggaccCCGAGTTCTCCAAGCCCGTCTCCGTGGACCTAAAG gaGGTCctgctgggggtgggggaggtgcgGGCCGTGGAGGAGCGCTCCCTGACCGGGACCTGGGACGTCCAGGAGCTGGACCGCTGgacctggaacacacacccTGGATCAGgtgggtctgggaggggggggggatacacgCTGGACCag GTGAGTCTGGTCGGGCTGTGA